Proteins encoded in a region of the Candidatus Methylomirabilota bacterium genome:
- a CDS encoding adenylate/guanylate cyclase domain-containing protein has protein sequence MARWDSRFSLLVAVSLAVVLGLLLGLAGEAGRPYPGFFAAPDFRVFPVDPAARAAGLQPGDRVVAVDGASPLTLAARVREASGPVGYGIERAGQRSSVAITPRPLTWTRLVDHFGVYFLVSLVMLGVGAAVYVQNPAAAPNRRFLLYMCLWAVSNVAVPEAVLGARTYAAALVGLIAPLLSIHGWIFFLTYPANPDRERWLEQHRVIPRLYRLAVALGLLGAGSFVLIARLAPGLLVDGWIYPASAAVLSLLSALSFPIKVGALLDTKRRAASPLIDQQTTVLLLGIALGLGGWLTLMLWPLQHLYASPVDPQVGSALVLLYPAAIGYATVRYRLFDATVVIRRSVIYTGLAGLITGAYALLLAGANALLAQADLTRSPWFSAGFMFLVVLLFNPLRERVRRAVDRTFFRERYDYTQAMRSLARSMSSLLDLDEITQRLTTTIESSMHVRTARLLVDGLPRDVLTALEVAPGALSRYQLAADPRYAAAGAAAIAAYQALGAEVVVPLRFQTRLSGLLVLGAKRSEAAYTGEDLEMLETLADQAAVAVANAEAHRQVLDYAQQLERSLLIRGSLAKFVPRRVRQLIEESPEAPSLDKRETDVTVVFTDISGYTRLSARLAPDDLAALVERYFGAFLDEIVKHGGDVNETAGDGLMVIFHEGDHARAAVDAARAIHRRAAEIGAELADRFDPLTMHVGVNTGPALLGATKIEGSAGTRWTYTASGMTTNIAARLAAQAGDGEVVISDSTRQRLAADVAMEDLGVRALKNVDAPLRLYRLR, from the coding sequence ATGGCGCGCTGGGATTCCCGGTTCTCGCTCCTGGTCGCGGTCAGCCTCGCGGTGGTCCTGGGACTGCTGCTGGGCCTGGCCGGCGAGGCCGGCCGGCCCTATCCGGGGTTCTTCGCCGCGCCCGACTTTCGCGTCTTCCCGGTCGACCCGGCGGCCCGCGCGGCCGGCCTGCAACCGGGCGACCGCGTGGTGGCCGTCGATGGCGCATCTCCGCTCACGCTCGCCGCGCGGGTGCGCGAGGCGAGCGGCCCCGTCGGCTACGGGATCGAGCGCGCCGGCCAGCGGTCGAGCGTGGCGATCACCCCGCGGCCGCTGACCTGGACCCGCCTCGTCGACCACTTCGGCGTCTACTTCCTCGTCTCGCTCGTGATGCTGGGCGTGGGCGCCGCGGTCTACGTGCAGAACCCGGCCGCGGCGCCCAACCGCCGCTTCCTCCTCTACATGTGCCTCTGGGCCGTCAGCAACGTGGCGGTGCCGGAGGCGGTGCTGGGCGCGCGCACTTACGCCGCGGCGCTCGTCGGCCTGATCGCCCCGCTGCTGTCCATCCACGGGTGGATCTTCTTCCTGACCTATCCGGCCAACCCCGATCGCGAGCGATGGCTCGAGCAGCACCGGGTGATCCCGCGGCTCTACCGGCTGGCGGTGGCGCTGGGCCTGCTGGGCGCCGGCTCGTTCGTCCTGATCGCACGGCTCGCGCCCGGATTGCTGGTCGACGGCTGGATCTACCCGGCATCGGCCGCGGTGCTGTCGCTGCTGAGCGCGCTGTCGTTCCCCATCAAGGTGGGGGCCTTGCTGGACACCAAGCGGCGCGCCGCCTCGCCCCTCATCGACCAGCAGACGACTGTGCTCTTGCTGGGTATCGCGCTCGGGCTCGGCGGCTGGCTCACCCTGATGCTCTGGCCCCTGCAGCACCTCTATGCCTCGCCGGTGGATCCACAGGTCGGCTCGGCGCTGGTACTGCTGTACCCGGCCGCCATCGGCTACGCGACCGTCCGCTATCGCCTCTTCGATGCCACCGTGGTGATCCGGCGCTCGGTGATCTACACCGGGCTCGCGGGACTCATCACCGGCGCCTACGCGCTGCTCCTGGCGGGCGCCAACGCCCTGCTTGCCCAGGCCGACCTCACCCGGTCGCCGTGGTTCTCGGCCGGCTTCATGTTCCTGGTCGTCCTGCTGTTCAACCCCCTGCGCGAGCGGGTGCGCCGGGCGGTCGACCGCACGTTCTTCCGCGAGCGCTACGACTACACGCAGGCCATGCGCAGCCTGGCGCGGTCGATGTCGAGCCTGCTCGACCTGGACGAGATCACGCAGCGGCTCACCACCACCATCGAGTCGTCGATGCACGTGCGGACCGCGCGCCTCCTGGTGGACGGGCTGCCCCGCGACGTGCTGACCGCGCTCGAGGTCGCGCCGGGGGCGCTCTCCCGCTACCAGCTCGCCGCCGATCCACGCTACGCCGCCGCGGGCGCCGCCGCGATCGCTGCCTACCAGGCCCTCGGCGCCGAGGTGGTGGTGCCGCTGCGCTTTCAGACGCGCCTCAGCGGGCTCCTGGTGCTGGGGGCCAAGCGCTCGGAGGCCGCGTACACCGGCGAGGACCTCGAGATGCTCGAGACGCTGGCCGACCAGGCCGCGGTGGCGGTGGCCAATGCGGAGGCGCACCGGCAGGTGCTGGACTACGCGCAGCAGCTCGAGCGCAGCCTGCTGATCCGCGGCAGCCTCGCCAAGTTCGTGCCGCGCCGGGTGCGCCAGCTCATCGAGGAATCGCCGGAGGCACCCTCGCTCGACAAGCGGGAGACCGACGTCACCGTGGTCTTCACCGACATCAGCGGCTACACCCGGCTGTCCGCGCGGCTGGCCCCCGACGACCTCGCCGCCCTGGTCGAGCGGTACTTCGGGGCCTTCCTCGACGAGATCGTCAAGCACGGCGGCGATGTCAACGAGACGGCGGGCGACGGGCTGATGGTGATCTTCCACGAGGGCGATCACGCCCGCGCGGCGGTGGACGCGGCGCGGGCCATCCACCGGCGCGCCGCCGAGATCGGCGCCGAGCTGGCCGACCGCTTCGATCCGCTCACGATGCACGTGGGCGTCAACACCGGGCCCGCCCTGCTGGGGGCGACGAAGATCGAGGGCAGCGCGGGGACGCGCTGGACCTACACCGCGTCGGGCATGACCACCAACATCGCGGCCCGGCTGGCCGCGCAGGCCGGCGACGGCGAGGTGGTGATCAGCGACTCGACGCGCCAGCGCCTGGCCGCCGACGTGGCGATGGAGGACCTCGGCGTCCGCGCCCTCAAGAACGTGGACGCCCCGCTCCGCCTGTACCGCCTGCGGTAG
- a CDS encoding FAD-binding oxidoreductase, which produces MTPTADIVIIGGGANGTSTAFHLAAMGARHVRLLERRHLAAGATGKSGALVRMHYTNEHEARLALESLKIFRDFKAIVGGECGFEAPGFLQLVPPGYEAALRRNLARQQRLGIETREVSREDIRTLFPECRTDDIGAAAWEPGSGYADPSATAYGFAAAAQRLGVTVETGCEVTRILTERGRVTGVETAGGRVQAPVVVLVPGAWAQPLLDPLGLDFGLQPFRIQVSLFRWPAALTRKHPVVIDAGQKAWIRPVDGSLTLIGVELGAAYGGDPDKLHEGVDEGYVALCRERLGHRLPLFADSTMRGGWAGMIMMSPDGRPIIDRIPSLEGLYVMLGDSGTSFKTSPAIGKCLAEWILEGQPRTADLAPFGARRFAEGRPWVDEDNYGRERLTISR; this is translated from the coding sequence ATGACCCCCACTGCGGACATCGTCATCATCGGCGGCGGAGCCAACGGCACCAGCACCGCCTTCCACCTCGCCGCCATGGGCGCCCGGCACGTGCGCCTGCTCGAGCGCCGGCATCTGGCCGCCGGCGCCACCGGCAAATCGGGCGCCCTGGTGCGCATGCACTACACCAACGAGCACGAGGCGCGCCTGGCGCTGGAGAGCCTGAAGATCTTCCGGGACTTCAAGGCCATCGTGGGCGGCGAGTGCGGCTTCGAGGCCCCGGGCTTCCTGCAGCTGGTCCCGCCCGGGTACGAGGCGGCCCTGCGCCGGAACCTGGCCCGCCAGCAGCGCCTCGGCATCGAGACGCGCGAGGTCTCGCGGGAGGACATCCGCACCCTCTTCCCCGAGTGCCGCACCGACGACATCGGCGCCGCCGCCTGGGAGCCCGGCTCGGGCTACGCCGATCCCAGCGCCACCGCGTACGGCTTCGCGGCGGCCGCTCAGCGTCTCGGGGTCACGGTCGAGACCGGCTGCGAGGTCACCCGCATCCTGACCGAGCGCGGCCGCGTCACCGGCGTCGAGACGGCGGGCGGGCGCGTGCAGGCCCCGGTGGTCGTGCTGGTCCCGGGCGCCTGGGCCCAGCCGCTGCTCGATCCGCTCGGGCTCGACTTCGGGCTGCAGCCGTTCCGCATCCAGGTATCGCTGTTCCGCTGGCCGGCCGCGCTCACCCGCAAGCATCCGGTGGTGATCGACGCGGGCCAGAAGGCGTGGATCCGCCCGGTGGACGGCTCGCTCACCCTCATCGGTGTGGAGCTGGGCGCCGCGTACGGCGGCGATCCGGACAAGCTGCACGAGGGGGTCGACGAGGGCTACGTGGCGCTCTGCCGCGAGCGGCTCGGCCACCGGCTACCCCTCTTCGCGGACTCCACCATGCGGGGCGGCTGGGCCGGCATGATCATGATGAGCCCGGACGGGCGGCCGATCATCGACCGGATCCCCTCCCTCGAGGGGCTGTACGTGATGCTGGGCGACTCCGGCACCTCGTTCAAGACCTCGCCGGCCATCGGCAAGTGCCTCGCCGAGTGGATCCTCGAGGGCCAGCCGCGCACCGCCGACCTGGCCCCCTTCGGCGCGCGCCGCTTCGCCGAAGGGCGCCCCTGGGTCGACGAGGACAACTACGGGCGCGAGCGCCTGACCATCTCACGCTGA
- a CDS encoding ABC transporter substrate-binding protein, giving the protein MELTRRDLLKGAAALGAAAAVPLTASGPALAQTTQKKELITAQSGDVSKFDPHFSTSSNDIRVSFNLFDNLTSRHPDGKLYPGLATEWKLEGQTTWRFKLRQGVKFHNGDPLTSADVKFSIERTYDPTAKTMVATALATIEKIETPDPSTVVITTKKPDPLLPARLAFYGGQIVPKKYLESVGNDTFNAKPVGSGPVKFGSWVKDDRAVLEANPDYWGGKIDVDRWIMRPIPETAPRIAALLKGEVDVITQLPPDQGERVAGNASTRVAGALYAGLYVLAVNSKRPPLDNPLVKQALSLAIDREAIVKELWRGRGVVPSGPIAKGDNHFDTSLPPLAYNPAEAKERLKKAGYKNEEVYIETTVAYVAQDKAMSEAIAAMWKDVGVNVKVEVIEYSVRAQKNREKSFKGVFWSDPTSTLGDPDGMMWRLLGPGGPQDYWREAKFDELGAAARFSVDEKFRGQAYKEMTKIFLENFPWLPVIQPYEDYGLQKYVEFTPNPNQQFELRRFNLKLRRA; this is encoded by the coding sequence ATGGAGCTGACTCGACGCGACCTGCTCAAAGGCGCGGCCGCCCTCGGCGCCGCCGCCGCGGTGCCCCTGACCGCGAGCGGACCGGCCCTGGCGCAGACCACCCAGAAGAAGGAGCTCATCACCGCCCAGAGCGGAGACGTGTCGAAGTTCGATCCGCACTTCAGCACGTCCTCGAACGACATCCGGGTGTCGTTCAACCTCTTCGACAACCTCACCTCGCGCCATCCCGACGGCAAGCTCTACCCGGGGCTCGCCACCGAGTGGAAGCTCGAGGGGCAGACCACGTGGCGCTTCAAGCTGCGCCAGGGCGTCAAGTTCCACAACGGCGACCCGCTGACCTCGGCCGACGTGAAGTTCAGCATCGAGCGCACCTACGATCCGACGGCCAAGACCATGGTCGCCACCGCGCTGGCCACCATCGAGAAGATCGAGACGCCCGATCCGTCGACGGTGGTCATCACCACCAAGAAGCCGGATCCGCTCCTCCCCGCGCGGCTGGCCTTCTACGGCGGCCAGATCGTGCCCAAGAAGTATCTGGAGTCGGTCGGCAACGACACCTTCAACGCCAAGCCGGTGGGCAGCGGCCCGGTGAAGTTCGGCTCGTGGGTCAAGGACGATCGCGCGGTGCTCGAGGCCAATCCGGACTACTGGGGCGGCAAGATCGACGTGGACCGCTGGATCATGCGGCCGATCCCGGAGACCGCGCCGCGCATCGCGGCCCTGCTGAAGGGCGAGGTCGACGTCATCACCCAGCTGCCGCCCGACCAGGGGGAGCGGGTGGCCGGCAACGCCTCCACCCGGGTGGCCGGCGCGCTCTACGCGGGCCTGTACGTGCTCGCGGTGAACAGCAAGCGGCCGCCGCTCGACAACCCGCTGGTCAAGCAGGCGCTCTCGCTGGCCATCGACCGCGAGGCGATCGTCAAGGAGCTGTGGCGAGGCCGCGGCGTCGTCCCGAGCGGGCCCATCGCGAAGGGGGACAACCACTTCGACACGAGCCTGCCCCCCCTGGCCTACAACCCGGCGGAGGCGAAGGAGCGGCTCAAGAAGGCCGGCTACAAGAACGAAGAGGTCTACATCGAGACCACGGTGGCCTACGTGGCGCAGGACAAGGCGATGTCGGAAGCCATCGCGGCCATGTGGAAGGACGTGGGCGTCAACGTGAAGGTGGAGGTCATCGAGTACTCGGTGCGCGCCCAGAAGAATCGCGAGAAGAGCTTCAAGGGCGTGTTCTGGTCGGACCCCACCTCCACGCTCGGCGATCCGGACGGCATGATGTGGCGCCTTCTCGGGCCCGGCGGCCCTCAAGATTACTGGCGCGAGGCCAAGTTCGACGAGCTGGGCGCCGCGGCGCGCTTCAGCGTGGACGAGAAGTTCCGTGGACAGGCCTACAAGGAGATGACCAAGATCTTCCTGGAGAACTTCCCCTGGCTGCCGGTGATCCAGCCGTACGAGGACTACGGGCTGCAGAAGTACGTGGAGTTCACGCCGAACCCGAACCAGCAGTTCGAGCTGCGCCGCTTCAACCTCAAGCTCCGTCGCGCCTGA
- a CDS encoding ABC transporter permease, with product MRGFLPFLGHRLFRALIALWLVSTVVFVVMRLSGDPVPLLLPPDAPHSEILRVRRELGLDKPLPAQYAIFLGNLAHGDFGRSIHFREPAFDVVRGYLGATLELGLTAFVLAAIVAVPVGLFSAMRRNTVIDHVAMGVALIGQSAPTFFLGILFILLLSLKADLFPTSGRGDWRNLVLPALTLGAFTMASIARLTRSAVLEVLRADYIRTARAKGLAEVLVVAKHTLKNAAIPIVTITGLQFGTLMGGAVVTETVFSWPGIGRLAVQSIYNRDYAVVQCTVFLAAVMFILINFCVDLIYGVLDPRVRAG from the coding sequence TTGCGCGGATTCCTTCCGTTCCTCGGCCACCGTCTCTTCCGCGCCCTCATCGCGCTCTGGCTGGTCTCGACGGTGGTGTTCGTGGTCATGCGCCTGTCCGGGGATCCGGTGCCGCTGCTCCTCCCGCCCGACGCGCCGCACAGCGAGATCCTGCGCGTGCGCCGCGAGCTGGGGCTCGACAAGCCGCTGCCTGCCCAGTACGCGATCTTCCTGGGCAACCTCGCCCACGGGGACTTCGGCCGCTCGATCCACTTCCGGGAGCCCGCCTTCGACGTCGTGCGCGGCTACCTGGGAGCCACGCTCGAGCTGGGGCTCACCGCCTTCGTGCTCGCCGCGATCGTGGCGGTGCCGGTGGGCCTCTTCTCCGCGATGCGCCGCAACACCGTGATCGATCACGTGGCGATGGGCGTCGCCTTGATCGGGCAATCGGCGCCGACCTTCTTCCTCGGCATCCTGTTCATCCTGCTGCTGTCGCTGAAGGCCGATCTCTTCCCGACCTCGGGCCGCGGGGACTGGCGCAACCTGGTGCTGCCCGCGCTGACCCTCGGCGCGTTCACGATGGCCTCGATCGCCCGGCTCACGCGGTCGGCGGTGCTCGAGGTGCTCCGCGCCGACTACATCCGCACCGCGCGGGCCAAGGGCCTGGCCGAGGTGTTGGTGGTGGCCAAGCACACCCTGAAGAATGCGGCGATTCCGATCGTCACCATCACCGGCCTGCAGTTCGGCACGCTGATGGGCGGCGCGGTGGTCACCGAGACCGTGTTCTCCTGGCCGGGCATCGGACGGCTCGCGGTGCAGTCCATCTACAACCGGGATTACGCGGTGGTGCAGTGCACCGTCTTCCTGGCCGCCGTGATGTTCATCCTCATCAACTTCTGCGTGGACCTGATCTATGGCGTCCTCGATCCCCGCGTCCGCGCCGGCTGA
- a CDS encoding ABC transporter permease, giving the protein MASSIPASAPADAVLPAPAVRVKARRRRMPVLVLLGAGFVAALLLVAAAAPLLAPQDPVRQSLRGRLHPPTWSGTDGRAHVLGTDHLGRDVLSRVIYGSRVSLVIGFAAVVVGGVIGSAAGLAAGFSRGRLDGIIMTLADAQLAFPFILLAIGIIAVLGPSFPTLVVVIGLSGWVSYARILRSQVLVVRSREFVESIHALGGSLARIVLRHVLPNVLSSIVVIATLELARAIVLEATLSFLGLGIQPPTPSWGGMVQEGREYLDSAWWISTFPGLVLMVTSIVVSRTGDWLRDVLDPTLRGE; this is encoded by the coding sequence ATGGCGTCCTCGATCCCCGCGTCCGCGCCGGCTGACGCGGTCCTGCCCGCGCCGGCGGTCCGGGTGAAGGCCCGGCGGCGCCGGATGCCGGTCCTGGTGCTGCTGGGCGCGGGGTTCGTGGCCGCGCTCCTGCTGGTGGCCGCGGCCGCGCCGCTGCTCGCGCCCCAGGATCCCGTTCGCCAGAGCCTTCGCGGGCGTCTTCACCCGCCGACCTGGAGCGGCACCGACGGCCGCGCGCACGTGCTCGGCACCGACCACCTGGGGCGTGACGTGCTCTCGCGGGTGATCTACGGCTCGCGGGTCTCGCTGGTGATCGGGTTCGCGGCGGTCGTGGTGGGCGGGGTGATCGGCTCGGCGGCCGGCCTGGCCGCCGGCTTCAGCCGTGGCCGGCTCGACGGCATCATCATGACCCTGGCCGACGCGCAGCTGGCGTTTCCGTTCATCCTGCTCGCGATCGGGATCATCGCGGTGCTGGGGCCGAGCTTCCCGACCCTGGTGGTGGTGATCGGGCTCTCCGGGTGGGTGTCCTACGCGCGGATCCTCCGCTCCCAGGTGCTGGTGGTGCGCTCGCGGGAGTTCGTCGAGTCCATCCACGCCCTCGGCGGCTCGCTCGCGCGCATCGTGCTGCGCCACGTGCTGCCCAACGTGCTCTCCTCCATCGTGGTCATCGCCACCCTCGAGCTGGCCCGGGCGATCGTGCTGGAGGCGACGCTGTCCTTCCTCGGCCTGGGGATCCAGCCGCCCACCCCGTCCTGGGGGGGCATGGTGCAGGAGGGGCGTGAGTACCTCGACTCGGCCTGGTGGATCTCGACGTTCCCGGGCCTCGTGCTCATGGTCACCTCGATCGTGGTCAGCCGCACCGGGGATTGGCTGCGCGACGTGCTGGACCCGACCCTTCGAGGCGAGTAG
- a CDS encoding DMT family transporter, with protein sequence MSTVGALEAGERRRGRLLVAAAAVCWSGGGLMARLVDTDPWTTVFWRGIFCASFLAVVTAFRERAGTPRVLAAMGATGLGVAVCFAIGSTCFIMALARTAVANVLIIQSLSPFMAGLLGWAWMGERVAGRTWAAMSVALVGSAIMLSRYVHSTPAAGSLSGDLLAFTVALSFASAIVLLRQGRQVQMLPAAALAALLTAIFASLSARPATADARDLVLLAIFGAGQLGLGMILFTTGARRIPVAEASLIAVLESVLGPVWVWLLLSENPGLPSIVGGLIVLAALAGHTAADLRLERRGAGAQAGLRNRSSTGTR encoded by the coding sequence GTGAGCACGGTGGGCGCGCTCGAGGCGGGCGAGCGCCGTCGCGGCCGGCTCCTGGTCGCGGCGGCCGCGGTGTGCTGGAGCGGCGGCGGGCTAATGGCGCGCCTGGTGGACACCGATCCGTGGACGACCGTGTTCTGGCGCGGGATTTTCTGCGCGAGCTTCCTCGCGGTGGTAACTGCGTTCCGGGAGCGCGCCGGCACCCCGCGCGTCCTCGCCGCGATGGGGGCCACCGGGCTCGGCGTTGCGGTCTGCTTCGCCATCGGGTCCACCTGCTTCATCATGGCGCTCGCCCGCACCGCGGTCGCCAACGTGCTGATCATCCAGAGCCTGAGCCCGTTCATGGCCGGCCTGCTCGGCTGGGCCTGGATGGGCGAGCGGGTCGCGGGCCGGACGTGGGCCGCGATGAGCGTCGCGCTGGTGGGCAGCGCGATCATGCTTTCGCGCTACGTCCATTCCACGCCGGCGGCCGGCTCGCTCAGCGGCGATCTCCTCGCCTTCACGGTGGCGCTGTCCTTCGCCAGCGCCATCGTGCTCCTGCGGCAAGGCCGGCAGGTCCAGATGCTGCCCGCGGCCGCGCTGGCCGCGCTGCTCACCGCGATCTTCGCCTCGCTCTCCGCCCGCCCCGCGACCGCGGACGCGCGTGACCTCGTGCTGCTGGCGATCTTCGGCGCGGGTCAGCTCGGACTCGGCATGATCCTGTTCACCACGGGCGCCCGCCGCATCCCGGTCGCGGAGGCGTCGCTCATCGCGGTGCTAGAGAGCGTGCTGGGCCCGGTGTGGGTGTGGCTCCTGCTGAGCGAGAATCCGGGACTGCCGTCGATCGTGGGCGGCCTGATCGTGCTCGCCGCGCTCGCCGGACACACCGCCGCCGACCTGCGGCTCGAGCGACGCGGCGCCGGCGCTCAGGCGGGATTGCGGAACCGCTCGTCCACCGGCACCCGATAG
- a CDS encoding EamA family transporter, translating to MTAAALLLVVGAAVLHAGWNALAKRGGDPVVFLWCVGVVASVAYTPIALTALWPAGVPTAAVPFVLGTVILHAAYFFTLGRAYGSGDFSLVYPIARGLGVALVPLAALALFDERLSPLGSLGVVLVAAGIFVLHWRPGGWGRAALGGSGTGWALATGVLIAAYSLLDKAGVARISPLAYIWLMEVGSCALLSPVALAKRGVMRREWRMNRGTIVAAALMSPTAYLLVLFAFQLSKTGYVVAAREMSIVLSAIIGSVWMREGALGRRLAGAGVVLAGVACVAFAR from the coding sequence GTGACCGCCGCCGCCCTCCTCCTGGTCGTGGGTGCGGCCGTGCTGCACGCCGGCTGGAATGCGCTCGCCAAGCGGGGCGGTGATCCGGTGGTGTTCCTCTGGTGCGTGGGCGTGGTCGCCTCGGTGGCGTACACTCCCATCGCGCTCACCGCGCTCTGGCCGGCGGGCGTGCCGACCGCCGCGGTCCCGTTCGTGCTGGGCACCGTGATCCTGCACGCCGCCTACTTCTTCACTCTCGGCCGCGCCTACGGGTCCGGCGACTTCTCGCTCGTGTACCCGATCGCGCGCGGGCTCGGCGTGGCCCTCGTCCCGCTCGCCGCGCTGGCCCTCTTCGACGAGCGGCTCTCGCCGCTCGGCTCGCTCGGCGTGGTACTGGTGGCCGCCGGGATCTTCGTCCTCCACTGGCGTCCCGGCGGCTGGGGCCGCGCCGCGCTCGGGGGCTCGGGGACCGGGTGGGCCCTCGCCACCGGGGTGCTGATCGCGGCCTACTCGCTGCTGGACAAGGCGGGGGTGGCGCGCATCAGCCCGCTCGCCTACATCTGGCTGATGGAGGTGGGCTCGTGCGCGCTGCTCAGCCCGGTCGCGCTGGCCAAGCGCGGCGTGATGCGCCGCGAGTGGCGGATGAACCGCGGCACGATCGTGGCCGCCGCCCTCATGAGCCCGACCGCCTACCTGCTCGTGCTCTTCGCGTTCCAGCTTTCCAAGACCGGCTACGTGGTCGCGGCCCGGGAGATGTCGATCGTGCTCTCCGCGATCATCGGCAGCGTCTGGATGAGGGAGGGCGCGCTCGGCCGCCGGCTCGCCGGCGCGGGCGTGGTGCTGGCCGGCGTGGCGTGCGTGGCATTCGCGCGATGA
- a CDS encoding cupin domain-containing protein, with translation MAYSLRLIEDRVAAGASPPAPRRGVPRVLFVLAGTLQDGAAGAPVPALGPSHDEARAGTDGARLYRVEVVRQPPAPAGGRVLLEHPLDLAGGAAWLMRCDRVDFEPGGVAPRHRHRGGGIRCLLRGRLEVTVADGAPHVVRPGECWFESGREPVLAVAAREDETSFIRFSVLPAQIRGQSSILYVDPADAGRGKPRRYTVLVDEPIAL, from the coding sequence ATGGCCTACTCGCTGCGCCTCATCGAGGATCGCGTCGCCGCGGGCGCGTCGCCGCCCGCTCCGCGGCGCGGCGTGCCCCGCGTGCTCTTCGTGCTCGCGGGCACGCTGCAGGACGGCGCCGCGGGCGCGCCGGTCCCCGCGCTGGGCCCGAGCCACGACGAGGCGCGGGCCGGGACGGACGGCGCGCGGCTCTATCGCGTCGAGGTGGTGCGGCAGCCCCCGGCGCCCGCGGGCGGCCGCGTCCTGCTCGAGCATCCGCTCGATCTCGCGGGCGGCGCCGCCTGGCTCATGCGCTGTGACCGCGTCGACTTCGAGCCGGGCGGCGTGGCCCCGCGTCATCGTCACCGTGGCGGCGGCATCCGGTGCCTGCTCCGCGGGCGGCTCGAGGTCACGGTGGCCGACGGCGCGCCGCACGTGGTCCGGCCCGGTGAGTGCTGGTTCGAGAGCGGGCGCGAGCCGGTGCTCGCGGTCGCAGCCCGCGAGGACGAGACCAGCTTCATCCGCTTCTCGGTGCTGCCCGCGCAGATCCGGGGCCAGAGCTCGATCCTCTACGTGGATCCGGCCGACGCGGGCCGCGGCAAGCCGCGCCGCTACACCGTGCTCGTGGACGAGCCGATCGCGCTCTAG
- a CDS encoding glycosyltransferase produces MRVLILSASYGSGHAEAARSLAAAFAARGAEPAVVDHFRDLVHPGFASASRALYYWLLRWAPGVWALGYSLGDRLEPESPLALGMTRLGTTRLAHLLDTMRPDAVVTVHATPAAAMATLAASGRRVPPHTTAVTDFVAHSQWMPRPVDRYCVAAEEVRNEFVARGIAPDRVVVTGVPVRAGFSRLPDPATARRALGLAPLLPTVVAMAGTQGSLGRLTDVVRALLAVERPMQAVVVAGRDDGLRDRLTRLAAGSPLRVTGYVDDVPALLAAADLLVTKAGGMTLAEATAAGVPLLLYGSLPGQERGNERFASRAGIALVARSRRELRRLLDRVLGDPDTIDRMQASLRRLRRPDAASRVVDLVLDQIAIRGDS; encoded by the coding sequence ATGCGCGTCCTCATCCTCTCCGCCAGCTACGGATCGGGCCACGCCGAGGCTGCCCGCAGCCTCGCCGCCGCGTTCGCGGCGCGGGGCGCCGAGCCGGCGGTGGTCGACCACTTCCGCGACCTGGTTCATCCCGGCTTCGCGAGCGCGAGTCGCGCGCTCTACTACTGGCTGCTGCGCTGGGCGCCCGGGGTCTGGGCGCTCGGCTACTCGCTCGGCGATCGGCTGGAGCCCGAGTCGCCGCTGGCCCTCGGCATGACCCGGCTCGGCACGACCCGGCTGGCCCATCTGCTCGACACCATGCGGCCCGACGCGGTGGTGACGGTGCACGCCACGCCCGCCGCGGCCATGGCCACGCTCGCCGCGTCCGGACGGCGCGTGCCACCGCACACCACCGCGGTGACCGACTTCGTGGCCCACAGCCAGTGGATGCCGCGTCCGGTCGATCGCTACTGCGTGGCCGCCGAGGAGGTGCGGAACGAATTCGTGGCGCGCGGGATCGCGCCGGACCGCGTGGTGGTGACCGGCGTGCCGGTGCGGGCGGGATTCTCGCGGTTGCCCGATCCGGCGACGGCGCGCCGCGCGCTCGGGCTGGCGCCGCTGCTTCCCACCGTGGTGGCGATGGCGGGCACGCAGGGCTCGCTCGGCCGGCTCACCGACGTGGTCCGCGCGCTGCTGGCGGTGGAGCGGCCGATGCAAGCGGTGGTGGTGGCGGGTCGCGACGATGGGCTGCGCGATCGGCTCACGCGCCTGGCCGCGGGCAGTCCCCTGCGCGTGACGGGCTACGTGGACGACGTTCCCGCGCTGCTGGCGGCCGCGGACCTGCTGGTCACCAAGGCGGGCGGCATGACCCTGGCCGAGGCTACCGCGGCCGGCGTGCCGCTGCTGCTCTACGGCTCGCTGCCCGGCCAGGAGCGGGGCAACGAGCGCTTCGCCTCGCGGGCGGGCATCGCGCTGGTGGCCCGCTCGCGCCGCGAGCTGCGTCGGCTCCTGGACCGGGTGCTGGGCGATCCGGACACGATCGATCGCATGCAGGCTTCGCTCCGCCGGCTGCGTCGCCCCGACGCGGCCTCGCGCGTCGTCGACCTCGTCCTCGACCAGATCGCCATCCGCGGAGACTCGTGA